In one window of Candidatus Neomarinimicrobiota bacterium DNA:
- a CDS encoding ester cyclase — MGNGLLVHVKTVSAVALGLLFFASGCGQQDTSQEWDRITNTYVEAWNTGNLEILDGIIDAQFVRIMGSTTSSEGLDSLKKVIASIRETYPDIHVTVNERIRSGDLSATRWSWTGTHSGLGNSALKGKQVSNTGMSRSRMTDGKLVEEWVETNQLALMMQLGYTLSPPTGADE, encoded by the coding sequence ATGGGGAATGGTTTACTCGTCCATGTGAAGACGGTCTCAGCGGTTGCGCTGGGGCTTCTTTTTTTCGCCAGCGGATGCGGGCAGCAGGATACATCGCAAGAGTGGGATCGCATAACTAACACCTATGTGGAAGCCTGGAATACGGGAAACCTGGAGATACTGGATGGTATCATAGACGCGCAGTTTGTGCGGATCATGGGTTCGACAACCTCATCTGAGGGCCTTGATTCATTGAAGAAAGTGATTGCCTCAATCCGAGAGACCTATCCGGATATCCATGTCACCGTTAACGAGCGTATCCGATCGGGGGATCTGTCAGCAACCCGATGGTCATGGACTGGCACACACTCGGGTCTCGGTAACTCCGCCCTAAAAGGTAAGCAGGTAAGCAATACAGGGATGAGTAGATCCCGGATGACAGACGGGAAACTGGTTGAGGAATGGGTTGAGACAAACCAACTCGCCTTGATGATGCAATTGGGGTACACCCTTTCGCCCCCTACAGGCGCTGACGAATAA
- the efp gene encoding elongation factor P — MATTADFRNGLVLDHKDGLWKIVEFLHVKPGKGPAFVRTKLKNVRTGQVVDETFRAGQKIEAVKVVARQLTYLYSDGDMYHFMDRETYDQAFLTAEQLGDAVDFLVDNMELTVTFRGEDPIEVRVPQHMNLKVVKTEPGLRGDTATGGSKPATLETGVAVQVPLFVEVGETIRIDTRERRYIERVKG, encoded by the coding sequence TTGGCAACGACGGCAGATTTCCGCAATGGACTGGTTTTGGACCACAAGGACGGCTTGTGGAAGATCGTGGAGTTTCTCCACGTCAAGCCGGGGAAGGGACCTGCCTTTGTGCGCACCAAGCTGAAGAATGTCCGCACGGGACAGGTGGTGGACGAGACCTTTCGGGCCGGACAGAAGATCGAGGCAGTGAAGGTGGTTGCCCGTCAGCTCACCTACCTCTATAGCGACGGCGACATGTACCACTTCATGGACCGGGAGACCTACGACCAAGCCTTCCTGACCGCTGAGCAGTTGGGCGATGCGGTGGACTTCCTGGTTGATAACATGGAGCTCACCGTTACCTTCAGGGGTGAGGACCCCATCGAGGTTCGGGTACCCCAGCACATGAACCTCAAGGTCGTGAAAACCGAGCCGGGCCTCCGGGGGGATACCGCCACTGGAGGCAGCAAGCCCGCCACGCTGGAGACAGGCGTGGCGGTGCAAGTGCCACTTTTTGTCGAGGTTGGCGAGACGATTCGCATCGATACCCGCGAACGGCGCTACATCGAGCGGGTGAAGGGCTAG
- a CDS encoding DNA-directed RNA polymerase subunit alpha, with translation MQATDSQYDLQLSEHNGRHATLVVEPLERGYGITLGNALRRILLTAIPGAAITSIKVEGVLHEFTTIPGVIEDVADIVLNLKQVRFKLNELKPTPVTVVFKGSGAVTAAEIGKASPQFEVLNPDLLICTLNGEREIKMEIRVSRGKGYVAAEMNKLPDAPIGTIFLDAIYNPVSKVTFDVQPLPASKVLDERLTLDVFTDGSIVPKDAVNYAASLLHGMANIFTFEESAPIVEVETKIDDSDLQLRSLLKKSIDEMELSVRSHNCLQSAGIMTIYELVTKDEAEMLKFKNFGRKSLTELQEKLGEMGLYFGMKVDPILIDS, from the coding sequence ATGCAAGCCACAGATAGTCAGTACGATCTGCAGTTGAGCGAACATAACGGCCGCCACGCGACCCTGGTCGTGGAACCTCTGGAGCGCGGCTACGGCATCACCCTGGGCAATGCCCTGCGCCGCATCCTGCTGACGGCCATACCGGGGGCCGCCATCACCTCCATCAAGGTTGAGGGTGTGTTGCACGAGTTTACCACCATACCGGGCGTCATCGAGGATGTGGCCGACATTGTGCTGAATCTGAAGCAGGTGCGGTTCAAACTCAATGAACTGAAACCGACCCCCGTTACCGTTGTGTTCAAGGGTAGCGGCGCTGTCACGGCCGCGGAAATCGGCAAGGCTTCCCCCCAGTTCGAGGTGCTCAATCCCGATTTGCTTATCTGCACCCTGAACGGTGAGCGGGAGATCAAAATGGAGATCCGGGTCAGTCGCGGCAAAGGCTACGTCGCGGCGGAAATGAACAAATTGCCCGATGCCCCCATCGGTACCATATTTCTGGACGCCATCTACAACCCGGTGTCAAAAGTCACCTTCGACGTGCAGCCTCTGCCCGCCTCCAAGGTGCTGGATGAGCGCCTGACCTTGGATGTGTTTACCGACGGTTCCATTGTGCCCAAGGATGCCGTCAATTATGCGGCCTCGCTGCTGCACGGCATGGCCAATATTTTCACCTTCGAAGAGTCGGCCCCCATCGTCGAGGTGGAAACCAAGATTGACGATTCCGACTTGCAGCTGCGTAGCTTGCTCAAGAAGAGCATCGACGAGATGGAGCTTTCCGTGCGCAGCCACAACTGCTTACAGTCCGCCGGGATCATGACCATCTACGAACTGGTGACCAAGGACGAGGCGGAAATGCTCAAGTTCAAGAACTTCGGCCGCAAGTCGCTCACGGAACTGCAGGAAAAGTTGGGCGAGATGGGGCTATATTTCGGCATGAAGGTCGACCCCATTCTCATCGATAGTTAG
- the accB gene encoding acetyl-CoA carboxylase biotin carboxyl carrier protein produces MLNNKLREIIAIVEASNVSEVEVSTWWGRKIRVRKGSADTVASAQPPAVTPPAVPQLPDREATPAPEPVVDTSKLKQIQAPIVGTFYRAPSTDAAPYINTGDRIEVGQVICIIEAMKIMNEIESDVSGTVVEILAENATPVEFNQALVVVDPS; encoded by the coding sequence ATGCTCAATAACAAGCTCAGGGAAATCATTGCCATCGTGGAGGCCAGCAATGTCTCCGAGGTGGAGGTCTCCACCTGGTGGGGTCGCAAGATACGCGTGCGGAAAGGCAGCGCCGATACGGTGGCGTCCGCGCAACCTCCCGCCGTTACGCCGCCCGCTGTCCCGCAACTGCCGGACCGCGAGGCCACCCCGGCGCCGGAGCCCGTCGTGGACACGTCCAAGCTCAAGCAGATCCAGGCGCCCATCGTCGGCACGTTCTATCGCGCTCCATCGACGGATGCGGCACCGTATATCAACACGGGCGACAGAATCGAGGTGGGGCAGGTGATCTGTATTATCGAAGCGATGAAGATCATGAACGAGATCGAGAGTGACGTGAGCGGCACGGTGGTGGAAATTCTCGCTGAGAACGCCACCCCGGTGGAATTCAACCAGGCCCTCGTGGTCGTTGATCCCAGTTGA
- the rpsK gene encoding 30S ribosomal protein S11 → MVQRPAGRKKKKRVVVEPEGIAHIKASFNNTVITMTNRYGNVISWATGGTSGFKGSRKSTPFAAQQAAMQAAKEAMDMGLATVEVRVKGPGSGREAAIRSLQVAGLEISAIKDVTPIPHNGCRPPKRRRV, encoded by the coding sequence TTGGTACAACGACCAGCCGGGCGCAAAAAAAAGAAACGGGTTGTGGTGGAGCCTGAAGGCATCGCCCACATCAAGGCGAGCTTCAACAACACCGTCATCACCATGACCAACCGCTACGGGAACGTCATTTCGTGGGCCACCGGCGGCACCAGCGGCTTTAAGGGCTCGCGCAAAAGCACGCCGTTCGCGGCTCAACAGGCCGCCATGCAGGCTGCCAAGGAAGCCATGGACATGGGACTGGCCACCGTTGAGGTGCGGGTCAAGGGACCCGGCAGCGGCCGGGAGGCGGCCATCCGCTCCCTGCAGGTCGCCGGCCTGGAGATTAGCGCCATCAAGGATGTAACCCCCATTCCCCACAACGGCTGCCGCCCGCCCAAGCGGCGGCGGGTCTGA
- a CDS encoding ZIP family metal transporter, translating to MLGILLASVLGALPPMLGRWSDRQLHLFIAFGAGVFLGAVFFHLVPKAIANHPGNLTNAMILLGFTIVLLVERVVLGRPQSSDEGLGQQRHHVLGISAFVGLSLHSLTEGFALGTGVAAPQLAAVLVLAIMSHKAVAAFSLATVFRLSNIPRKQAVIMLGVFAGLTPLGALLSALLVNALSLSQTAIPTALAAGTFIYVATMDLLPEAFHTGQKRLITFAALSLGIFAMLAVDWLDV from the coding sequence TTGCTGGGCATCCTCCTGGCGTCGGTATTAGGCGCCCTGCCACCTATGCTGGGTCGTTGGAGCGACCGGCAACTGCATCTTTTCATCGCCTTTGGCGCCGGGGTATTTTTGGGGGCAGTTTTTTTCCACCTGGTTCCCAAGGCCATTGCCAATCACCCCGGCAATCTCACCAACGCCATGATACTGCTTGGCTTTACCATCGTATTGCTCGTGGAACGGGTTGTGCTGGGACGGCCGCAAAGCAGCGACGAAGGTCTCGGGCAGCAACGCCATCATGTGCTGGGGATCAGCGCCTTTGTGGGGCTCAGTCTGCACAGCCTGACCGAGGGCTTCGCCTTGGGTACCGGAGTCGCCGCGCCGCAACTGGCGGCAGTCCTGGTGCTGGCCATCATGAGCCACAAGGCCGTGGCCGCCTTTTCATTGGCGACTGTCTTCCGGCTCTCAAATATTCCCCGCAAGCAGGCCGTGATCATGCTGGGTGTCTTCGCCGGCTTGACGCCGCTGGGAGCGCTGCTCTCAGCACTGCTGGTGAACGCACTGTCCCTGTCACAGACGGCCATACCGACTGCTCTGGCGGCAGGAACCTTTATCTATGTGGCCACGATGGACCTGCTGCCGGAGGCATTTCACACCGGACAAAAACGGCTGATCACGTTTGCGGCGCTGAGCCTGGGCATCTTTGCCATGCTGGCCGTGGACTGGCTGGATGTGTAG
- the rpsD gene encoding 30S ribosomal protein S4 → MARYLGPRGKVVRRLEYPVFESPKFSSVRKNYPPGQHGASLRRRVSTYGLQLREKQRLKHLYSVLERQFRNYFKKAAAMGGPTGHNLLLLLESRLDNTVYRLGLATTRRAARQLVSHRHFLVNDRMVNVPSYQLKPGDVVKVREKSKQLEIIHNGMRRITDENQMPWLELDKAKLTGVFLAGPQRDEIPETVNEQLVVELYSK, encoded by the coding sequence ATGGCGCGCTATCTGGGCCCCCGTGGCAAGGTTGTCCGTCGGCTCGAATACCCTGTATTTGAGTCGCCCAAATTTTCCTCTGTGAGGAAGAATTACCCGCCGGGCCAGCACGGTGCGTCTCTGAGGCGCAGGGTCTCCACCTACGGCCTGCAGCTGCGCGAGAAGCAACGCCTGAAGCACCTGTACAGCGTTCTGGAGCGCCAGTTCAGGAATTACTTCAAGAAGGCTGCAGCTATGGGCGGACCTACCGGCCACAATCTGTTGTTGCTGCTGGAATCGCGTTTGGACAACACCGTCTACCGCCTGGGCCTGGCCACCACCCGGCGCGCGGCCAGGCAACTCGTTAGCCACCGCCATTTCCTGGTGAACGACAGGATGGTCAATGTGCCCTCCTACCAGCTCAAGCCCGGCGATGTTGTCAAGGTCCGGGAGAAAAGCAAGCAACTGGAGATCATCCATAACGGCATGCGGCGCATCACGGATGAAAACCAGATGCCCTGGCTCGAACTGGACAAGGCTAAACTCACCGGCGTATTTCTGGCCGGTCCCCAGCGTGATGAGATTCCCGAGACCGTCAACGAACAGCTGGTCGTTGAATTATACTCTAAATAA
- a CDS encoding CPBP family intramembrane metalloprotease has protein sequence MKRKNMTSNNFDWDKTKQLSIIQLLLAFALPSAFAFVGFRLVLPMLVKSGTPVLIAWPSIASVMLLGFVIVAFILLRSEARQLNIPLTSRMCLKRLSFKQWLIYIVILFVGFAFAMIAVQLVEPFMKATGLTIPDYMPFFLNPLINPAEVDQSVLSPGLPLKGQFVLIPLMAITLLLNIMAEEFYFRAWILPKLSRYGSIGWVINAVLFALYHSFQLWLLPTILVGSLIFAFVIYKSKSIWPALVGHLVGNFLFTILGVLILILG, from the coding sequence GTGAAAAGGAAAAATATGACATCAAATAACTTCGACTGGGACAAAACAAAGCAACTTTCAATTATTCAGTTATTGCTAGCCTTCGCTCTCCCAAGCGCTTTTGCCTTTGTAGGCTTTCGTTTAGTCCTCCCAATGTTAGTGAAAAGTGGAACCCCTGTATTGATTGCTTGGCCGTCTATCGCTTCAGTAATGCTTTTGGGCTTTGTAATAGTAGCTTTTATCCTACTGCGATCTGAAGCCAGGCAGCTCAACATTCCACTTACTTCTCGCATGTGTTTAAAGAGACTTTCATTCAAACAATGGCTAATCTATATTGTAATTCTATTTGTCGGTTTCGCTTTTGCCATGATTGCTGTACAGCTAGTTGAACCGTTTATGAAAGCCACAGGCTTAACAATACCAGATTATATGCCCTTTTTTCTAAATCCATTAATTAATCCAGCAGAAGTAGACCAATCCGTTCTTTCACCTGGCCTTCCGCTTAAAGGACAATTCGTCCTGATACCGCTTATGGCGATTACTCTCCTCCTTAATATAATGGCCGAAGAATTCTATTTCAGGGCTTGGATACTTCCAAAATTATCAAGGTACGGAAGTATTGGTTGGGTTATCAATGCGGTGCTCTTCGCTTTGTATCACAGTTTTCAGCTTTGGTTACTACCGACAATTCTAGTTGGGAGTCTCATTTTTGCTTTTGTAATATACAAAAGTAAGAGCATCTGGCCGGCTTTAGTGGGACACCTTGTAGGCAACTTTCTTTTTACAATTCTAGGTGTTCTAATCCTTATACTTGGGTAA
- the rplQ gene encoding 50S ribosomal protein L17 — MRHQKRGRKLNRTASHRKALMRNLALALIVHRRIQTTDAKAKELRSFVEPLITFAKRGTLHARRQVLKALPGKHGQAVTAMLFNDIAPLFAERNGGYTRIIKLGNRTNDRAPVSLIELVDIAPAAAEADTDGESAKGGKKTKD, encoded by the coding sequence ATGCGACACCAGAAAAGAGGGCGCAAGCTCAATCGTACGGCCAGCCATCGTAAGGCACTGATGCGCAATCTGGCGTTGGCTTTGATCGTCCACCGGCGCATCCAGACCACCGATGCCAAGGCCAAGGAGCTGCGTAGCTTTGTCGAGCCGCTGATCACCTTCGCGAAGCGGGGTACGCTGCACGCCCGGCGGCAGGTTTTGAAAGCCCTTCCGGGCAAACACGGACAGGCCGTCACGGCCATGCTCTTCAATGACATCGCGCCCCTGTTTGCCGAGCGCAACGGCGGCTACACCCGCATCATCAAGCTGGGCAACCGCACCAATGACCGCGCCCCGGTCTCCCTCATTGAGCTGGTGGACATCGCGCCTGCCGCTGCCGAGGCCGATACAGACGGGGAGTCGGCGAAGGGCGGCAAGAAAACCAAAGATTAA
- a CDS encoding CehA/McbA family metallohydrolase yields the protein MIIEVSSTWPQVAWLLPGAVLYVEMHYRWWPLPSRYFRREPEILADAPHRLEPGRPLPLLLLVKDAHRYPLRLDRVEVRLDTDQEQAPSEEFSIGEMLSGPWWHRIIMLDRPRQSGDVSLWVTFHYTVRGKARSCVNHNLPALRPTPLRVHLASEPLPGEDVVWGDLHTHTALTDDMIEFGSPLEATRAAATALGLGFVCATDHSYDLDDLPGQWRASDPKLTKWHTSRQQIAQLNTQEGGALIVPGEEVSVRNTLDRNIHTLVLGHPHFLPGSGDGGERLSSRRSELDLPGLVQALAGESTDGNSAEPNANHPGVAIAAHPYAPVPFAQWAILNRGLWQKFDALTPGISGLQILNGQLDPGFFHGVAAWIELLLQGHRKFIYAGSDAHGDFNLHRQIRLLFMSLWERGNHVMGTCRTGVLGAPPGDMNAILAGLAAGRCIISNGPFINLTATSNGRTAAIGETLQAREATVRLELASTEEFGPLAGYRLIRGRVGAADEETVVEAPLEGEQLAASWSGTVTVGAGTTYLRGEVESWLPEGRRAGGEAADQRGLAMTNPLWLEASNSHVMGPRPVT from the coding sequence ATGATTATCGAGGTCTCCAGTACGTGGCCCCAGGTCGCCTGGCTGCTCCCGGGCGCAGTCCTGTACGTTGAAATGCACTACCGCTGGTGGCCCCTGCCCAGCCGCTATTTCCGCCGGGAACCCGAGATCCTCGCCGATGCCCCCCACCGGCTGGAGCCGGGCCGCCCCCTGCCCCTGCTACTGCTGGTCAAGGACGCCCACCGCTACCCCCTGCGCCTGGACCGTGTGGAAGTGCGCCTCGACACGGACCAGGAACAGGCCCCCAGCGAGGAGTTCAGCATCGGCGAAATGCTGTCAGGGCCTTGGTGGCACCGCATCATCATGCTGGACCGGCCCCGGCAGAGCGGCGACGTGAGCCTCTGGGTCACCTTCCATTATACGGTACGCGGCAAAGCGCGCAGCTGCGTCAACCACAACCTGCCAGCCCTCAGGCCCACGCCCCTGCGCGTGCACCTGGCCAGTGAGCCGCTGCCGGGCGAGGACGTGGTATGGGGGGACCTGCATACGCACACGGCCCTTACCGATGACATGATCGAATTTGGCTCCCCCCTGGAAGCCACCCGGGCGGCGGCCACCGCCCTGGGGCTGGGCTTTGTCTGCGCCACCGACCACTCCTACGATCTGGACGACCTCCCGGGCCAGTGGCGGGCCAGCGACCCAAAGCTCACCAAATGGCATACCTCCAGGCAGCAGATCGCCCAGCTCAACACTCAGGAGGGTGGCGCCCTAATTGTGCCGGGGGAGGAAGTCTCGGTGCGCAACACCCTGGACAGGAATATTCACACGCTGGTGTTGGGTCATCCCCACTTTCTGCCCGGCTCCGGCGACGGCGGCGAGCGGCTGTCCTCAAGACGCTCGGAACTGGACCTGCCCGGCTTGGTCCAGGCGCTGGCGGGTGAGTCAACCGACGGCAACTCCGCCGAGCCCAATGCCAACCATCCCGGCGTCGCCATCGCCGCCCATCCTTACGCGCCGGTTCCGTTCGCGCAGTGGGCCATCCTCAACCGGGGTCTGTGGCAAAAGTTTGATGCCCTGACGCCGGGCATATCCGGGCTGCAGATACTCAACGGCCAGCTGGACCCGGGCTTTTTCCATGGCGTGGCGGCGTGGATCGAGCTGCTCCTCCAGGGCCACCGCAAGTTCATCTACGCCGGCAGCGATGCCCACGGCGACTTCAATCTGCACCGGCAGATCCGCCTCCTCTTCATGTCGCTGTGGGAGCGTGGCAACCACGTCATGGGCACCTGTCGCACGGGCGTGCTGGGGGCACCGCCCGGCGATATGAACGCTATCCTGGCGGGGCTGGCCGCCGGGCGCTGCATCATCAGCAATGGGCCGTTCATCAACCTCACCGCCACCAGCAACGGCCGCACCGCCGCCATCGGCGAGACCCTGCAAGCGCGAGAGGCAACCGTGCGCCTGGAACTGGCCAGCACGGAGGAGTTCGGGCCTCTGGCGGGCTACCGCTTGATCCGGGGGCGCGTGGGAGCGGCGGACGAGGAGACCGTGGTGGAGGCGCCCCTAGAGGGCGAGCAACTGGCTGCCAGCTGGTCGGGGACCGTCACTGTTGGGGCCGGCACGACCTATCTGCGGGGCGAGGTGGAGTCCTGGCTGCCGGAGGGGCGGCGCGCCGGGGGGGAAGCCGCTGACCAGCGCGGCCTGGCCATGACCAACCCGCTGTGGCTGGAGGCCAGCAACTCCCATGTCATGGGGCCCCGGCCGGTCACCTGA
- a CDS encoding DoxX family protein, which yields MPTRNALIFLLLLRLSLALFWLDHGWGKASDGWLQENKLEVRLERSHESAEGWVKSYLESFALPASNLLRYLVTGGELAVGLAFLAGFWMKPASWGAVIMVLNFKFADGRLGLLGSLGDAYLYPLLLAALTVAYLNLRSDWTVKRLLPALAKYDL from the coding sequence GTGCCGACCCGAAATGCATTGATTTTCCTGCTGCTTCTCAGGCTCTCTTTGGCCCTTTTCTGGCTGGACCACGGCTGGGGCAAGGCCTCCGATGGATGGCTGCAGGAGAACAAGCTCGAAGTCCGGCTTGAGCGCTCGCACGAATCCGCTGAGGGCTGGGTCAAGTCCTATCTGGAGAGCTTTGCCCTCCCCGCCAGCAACCTGCTGCGCTATCTGGTCACAGGGGGTGAACTGGCGGTAGGGCTGGCCTTTCTCGCCGGATTCTGGATGAAACCGGCCAGCTGGGGCGCGGTAATCATGGTGCTGAACTTCAAGTTCGCGGACGGCCGGCTGGGACTGCTTGGCTCGCTCGGCGATGCCTATCTCTACCCTTTGCTGTTGGCTGCTCTGACTGTCGCCTACCTGAATTTGCGCAGTGATTGGACCGTCAAGCGCCTGCTCCCGGCCCTCGCAAAGTATGATCTCTAG
- a CDS encoding family 10 glycosylhydrolase produces MSRSWKVAALVAYVMPLVAAGGELEPLSIRGMWIVRDSMVSREEIDAALTFAQQGGINHVFVQVRGRGDAYYQSLLVPRSSRVRQRGFDPLGYAISRGHQLGLNVHAWVTTYLLWSARTPPETGAHIYHMHPEWLEVDAAGLAQADIDLGAPRDGTFEGIFLSPVHPEVNGYLQSVFTEIILNYDIDGLHLDYVRYGDLDHGYNAAGLARFRSEYGFDPRDILQVRQSGGFEEAGPAAGKLADWNDYRRQRITNLITALHAVIMLSGKEIMLTAAVKPNARVARHKYFQDWSQWLRDGILEYAAPMNYTPDLQQYLENITSISEVLPAEHRRRVIMGVATYNQDAPATAEKIRMARLYGYRAVSIFSYDAHKTNLPHFAPILDILNR; encoded by the coding sequence GTGAGCCGTTCCTGGAAGGTAGCCGCGCTGGTTGCCTATGTTATGCCCCTGGTAGCGGCCGGCGGCGAACTGGAGCCATTGAGCATCAGGGGTATGTGGATCGTCCGGGACAGCATGGTCAGCCGCGAGGAGATCGACGCTGCCCTCACGTTTGCGCAGCAAGGCGGGATCAACCACGTTTTTGTGCAGGTGCGGGGCCGGGGCGATGCCTATTACCAGTCGCTACTGGTGCCCCGCAGCTCCCGCGTCCGCCAGCGCGGCTTCGATCCCCTGGGTTATGCCATTTCACGAGGGCACCAGCTGGGCCTGAACGTCCATGCATGGGTGACCACTTATCTGCTCTGGTCGGCTCGTACGCCACCGGAGACCGGAGCGCACATCTATCACATGCACCCCGAGTGGCTCGAAGTTGACGCCGCAGGTCTGGCCCAGGCGGACATCGACCTGGGTGCGCCCCGGGACGGCACCTTCGAGGGGATTTTCCTCTCCCCGGTTCATCCCGAGGTCAACGGCTATCTGCAGTCGGTTTTCACCGAGATCATTCTGAATTACGACATCGATGGGCTGCACCTGGACTACGTCCGTTACGGTGATCTGGACCACGGCTACAACGCAGCAGGCCTGGCCCGGTTTCGCAGCGAATACGGGTTCGATCCCCGGGACATCCTGCAAGTCCGGCAGTCAGGGGGCTTTGAAGAGGCAGGGCCGGCAGCGGGCAAACTGGCTGACTGGAACGACTACCGGCGCCAGCGCATCACCAATCTGATTACCGCCCTCCACGCCGTTATCATGCTCAGCGGTAAGGAAATCATGCTCACCGCCGCTGTCAAACCCAATGCCCGCGTCGCCCGTCACAAATACTTTCAGGATTGGTCACAGTGGCTTCGTGACGGCATCCTCGAGTATGCCGCGCCCATGAATTACACGCCCGATCTGCAGCAGTACCTGGAGAATATCACTTCGATTTCCGAAGTCCTGCCGGCCGAGCATCGGCGCAGGGTCATCATGGGTGTGGCCACCTATAATCAGGACGCACCGGCCACGGCGGAAAAAATTCGTATGGCCCGGCTCTACGGCTACCGGGCTGTCAGCATCTTCTCATACGACGCGCACAAGACCAACCTGCCTCACTTTGCACCGATCTTGGATATATTGAACCGCTAG
- a CDS encoding alkaline phosphatase family protein, translating into MTRLRPGALVALAVALLMGCGSSSRLKPTILLIALDGFRWDYRSLADTPNLDRLVASGVSAKGLIPVFPTRTFPNFYSMVTGLYPANHGIIANTMFDPVIGDTFSLGNREAVADGRWYGGEPLWVTAEKQGQLTAPIFWPGSEAEISGVRPSYWLEFDHWMPHAEKVRQVLAQLDLPPHRRPTFISMYFPDVDDQGHGGNDSSLAASIAGVDTALGVLFHELTERGIMEEINVIVVSDHGMAATDSSRVIFLDDYVDLETAGVIDWSPVLALRPPPAIEEEIYAALKNAHPQLQINWRSELPTRLHYSSHYRIPPIIGIADEGWSVTSHAWYDVNPARFNGNNHGYDNRLASMRGIFIGWGPAFKSGLQVPAFQNIHLYALMCALLDLEAAPNDGSFDSVKVLLN; encoded by the coding sequence ATGACGCGCCTCAGGCCCGGTGCGCTGGTCGCGCTGGCCGTGGCACTGTTGATGGGCTGTGGCAGCTCGTCGCGCCTGAAACCCACCATCTTGCTCATCGCGTTGGACGGCTTTCGGTGGGACTACCGCAGCCTGGCCGATACGCCCAACCTGGACCGTCTGGTAGCATCCGGCGTCAGCGCCAAGGGGCTGATCCCGGTGTTTCCCACCAGGACCTTTCCAAACTTCTACTCGATGGTTACGGGGTTGTATCCGGCCAACCACGGCATCATCGCCAACACCATGTTCGACCCCGTGATCGGCGACACCTTCAGCCTCGGCAATCGCGAGGCGGTAGCCGACGGTCGCTGGTACGGCGGAGAGCCGTTGTGGGTCACGGCGGAAAAACAGGGGCAACTTACCGCGCCCATCTTCTGGCCCGGCTCAGAGGCCGAAATCAGCGGTGTGCGCCCCAGCTACTGGCTCGAATTCGACCATTGGATGCCCCATGCTGAAAAGGTCAGGCAGGTGCTGGCGCAGCTGGACTTGCCACCCCACCGCCGCCCAACATTCATCAGCATGTACTTTCCCGATGTTGATGACCAGGGCCATGGGGGCAACGACTCGTCCCTTGCGGCCTCCATCGCCGGCGTGGATACTGCGCTGGGGGTGCTCTTTCATGAACTGACGGAGCGCGGCATCATGGAGGAGATCAACGTGATCGTGGTCTCGGATCACGGCATGGCGGCCACCGATTCCTCGCGCGTCATCTTTTTGGACGATTATGTGGACCTGGAGACGGCTGGGGTGATCGACTGGTCCCCCGTCCTGGCGCTGAGGCCGCCGCCGGCAATTGAGGAGGAAATCTATGCGGCCCTGAAAAATGCCCACCCTCAACTGCAGATTAACTGGAGAAGCGAACTGCCGACCCGGCTGCACTATTCCAGCCACTACCGCATTCCGCCCATCATAGGGATTGCTGATGAAGGCTGGAGCGTCACCAGCCATGCTTGGTATGACGTCAACCCGGCGCGCTTCAACGGGAATAATCACGGCTACGACAACCGCCTTGCGTCCATGCGGGGAATATTCATCGGGTGGGGCCCGGCGTTCAAGAGCGGCCTGCAGGTGCCCGCCTTCCAGAACATTCACCTCTACGCCCTCATGTGCGCCCTCTTGGATTTGGAGGCCGCCCCCAACGACGGCAGTTTTGACTCGGTGAAAGTTCTGCTGAACTGA